DNA sequence from the Amycolatopsis sp. Hca4 genome:
GCTGCAGACCAGCCAGCTCCCGCAGCGGCCGGCCCTCCCGCGTGGGGTGGCGGCCGCCGCGCGGTACCGGCCGAGCGAGCGGAACCTCTCGATCGGGGGCGACTGGTACGACCTGGTCACCCTGCCGGACGGACACCTCACGGTCACCATCGGGGACGTCGTGGGCCACGGCCTGCCGGCGGCCGCGGTGATGGGGCAGATGCGCAGCGCGGCGACCGGGCTCATCCTCGCCGGTCTCCGCCCCGCCGCGGTCCTGGACCGGCTGGACCTCGTCGCCGGGCGCACGGCCGGCGCCGAGCACGCGTCCGCGCTGGTCGCCGAGCTGGACCCGGTGACGGGCCGGTTCCGCTACGCGGCCGCCGGGCACCCGCCGCCGGTGCTCGTCGCCCCGGACGGCACGGTCGCCCTGCTGGACGGGGCCCGGTCGCCGCTGCTCTGCCTGCCGCCGCGGCACGGGCGCCCGGAAGCCGAACTCACCGTGCTGCCGGGCTCCGCGCTCGTCTGCTACACCGACGGGCTGATCGAGCAGAACCGGCTGCCCCCGCACGAGGCGTTCGCCGGGCTGCTGGCCGCGGCGACCCGGTACGCCAGGGCCGCGCCGGAGGACCTGTGCGACGGCCTCGTCGACGTGCTGGTGGGGGACACCCCGGCCCGGGACGACATCGCCCTCGTGTGCCTGCGCTACCTGCCGGTGCCGTCGGCGCGCCCGGCGCCGGCCGAACTGCCCGAGCGCGGGTTCAGCTCCGGTCTCGGTACGGCCGGGTGAGATCGGCGAAGGACCCGATGACGGCGGGCCGTTGCTCGACGATCGCCAGTGCGTAGGTGAGCACGAGGTGTGCGGTGCGGGCCTGTTGCGCCTCGGGCTCGTCCGCCGGGCGGCGGCCCAGGAGCAGGTTCGCTTCGTGACGCAGCCAGCGGTTGCGTTCGCGGCGGAGGAGGGCGGCTTCCGGCTGCGGGGCGGCGGGTTCCGGGAAGAGGGTGTCGGACATCGGTGGATCTCCTCGAAAACGGCGTGCTGTGGCCAGGTTAACGAGGCGGGAGCCGATTCGCTGCCGGATGCATCAATGAAATTTCTTTGTTTTGTGGTATCTCGGCGTTGATTTCGCGCGTCGATTTATCGGAGTCGGAAAGTGTCCGGCCGTTTTTGCGCGCTTCCTGCGCGGCAACGAAGCTGCGGGGTGGACGGCGTCGTGATTCTCGGCTGTGGTCTATTTCGGCAGCGGAGAATCTTCGCCGCGTTCGGCTGTCCGGTGGCCGTTTTCTTCCGGTCGGCGTGGCGGGTGCGGGGCGCGCCGGGCGTTGCCCTATCTTTGCGCGAACGATGCGGAAGATCGCCTGTGCGGCACGAGAAGGCTGACGCGGCGAGGCACGGGCGCCGGGAGACTAGATGAGCTAGAATCTAGTTTAACGAGATATTTTGGAATTGATCTTGTGGGTTGTGGGGTATGGAACGTCTGGCTGAGCAGCTGAGAGCGGTGATCGTGGCCACCGACGAATATCGGCGTGCCATGGCGTCGGCCTTCGGGGTCGGCGTGCACGAAGCGGCGGTGCTGGGCGAATTGCTGCACGAGGGGCCGTTGCCGCCGTCCGCGCTGGTGAAGCGGTTGGGTATCGCTTCGGCGAGCGTGACCGCGCTGCTCGACCGCCTCGAAGCGGCCGGCTACACCCGCCGCGAGCGGCACCCGACCGACCGGCGCAGTGTCCTGGTCGTCCTGACCTCCGGCGGCCGGGCGGCCATCCAAGCGAGTTTCGCGCTGTTCTCGGCCGACGTCTACCAGGCGGTCGCGCACTCGGAACCCGAGCACATCCGCGAGTTCACCGTCGTCCTCGCCAGGGTCGCCCAGGGACTGCGAGAGCGCGCCGCTCAGCCCGGCGCCCTGACCGAGGCGCTCACCGAACAGGTCCGGTCCGCCGGGAAGGAAGACCACCCGGCCGGGTAGCCGCGTCAGG
Encoded proteins:
- a CDS encoding MarR family winged helix-turn-helix transcriptional regulator; its protein translation is MERLAEQLRAVIVATDEYRRAMASAFGVGVHEAAVLGELLHEGPLPPSALVKRLGIASASVTALLDRLEAAGYTRRERHPTDRRSVLVVLTSGGRAAIQASFALFSADVYQAVAHSEPEHIREFTVVLARVAQGLRERAAQPGALTEALTEQVRSAGKEDHPAG